GTCGGAGCGGTGGCGCATCAATTCGCGCATCGAGCGGCTCAACGATCTCGGTTTCGACATCGAGGAACTCGCGATCGTCACCGATGACACGGGCACCCAGGTGCGCATTCAGCCGAAGGTCGTCGACGCCGGCCATCACTCCCGCCGTCTTCTCAGGCTGACCGGACTCGACGCCCAGGAGAACCAGGCGAGGCGCCTGCTCAACGACCTGGACTCGTATCGCGCTCGCTACGGCAAGCCCGACGCCGACGAGGAAGTGGTTGCGCACGAGTGGACTGCGAAGGTCTTCGAGCCGGTCATCCGTGCTATCCCGAAGGATCTGAAGGGCAAGCTCGAGCCTGCGGAGATCTTCCACCAGTTGCTCGATCACCGTTGGTACCTGTCGCAGAACGAGAGCCGCGATGTTCCGCTCGCCGAGGCAGTGTCGAGCTACATCGATACCGTGTTGCGTCACCGGCGCGACGAGGCGACGATCTTCAACCCCGCGACGGGCACGTTCACGGCCCCCATTGACGTCGAGGGAGACTGGCGCCTCAACGTCTAGACATACCTTGAAGCACTATCCCTAGAACTGCGAGGTATAGTGGCGGCGTGAACATCGACAAGGATCTCGTCGCCGCGATGGCGACACCCCTCGTATTGGCGATCCTCGCGGAGGGTTCTAGCTACGGCTACGCGATCCTCGGGCGGGTGCGTGACCTCTCCGCCGGGGAACTCACGTGGACCGACGGCATGCTCTACCCGCTCCTCCACCGACTCGAGCGACTCGACTACGTGCGCGCCGAATGGGGCCGCTCCCCCGAGGGTCGCCGCCGCAAGTACTACGAGATCACCGAAGCGGGGCT
This genomic window from Antiquaquibacter oligotrophicus contains:
- a CDS encoding PadR family transcriptional regulator, whose amino-acid sequence is MNIDKDLVAAMATPLVLAILAEGSSYGYAILGRVRDLSAGELTWTDGMLYPLLHRLERLDYVRAEWGRSPEGRRRKYYEITEAGLAQLAEQRQQWATATRTLDNLWGREPLLGV